The region GCTGACCAATGTTGACTATTGTATCCAGCACAGTATTCCCGTGTACGAGTGCGGTCAGGAGGGGTACGCCAGTAAGCTGCGCCTGGGTTGCGAGTTCCGGGGCAACAGCATGTTCTTCCGCCACCGTAACCGGCTGGTCAATGGCCTGCTCAAACTCGTAAAAATGTATATAAGACCGGATCGATCCGACCCTGCCATGGCTGCTGCGATAAGCGAAACCTGATGATCACCAAGACCCGCCAAAAAGCCCGCCCCTTTGCCATTTCGCGCTGGAGCGTCCAGCGCAAGCTGGTGCTGGCGTTCTGGCTGGTCAGCGTCATTCCGACCATGATCGCTGCCGAATTGGCGGCGACCACGCTGTCGCAGATTTTCGACAGCAACGTGCGTATCTGGCTGCAAGAGTCGACCAAGATCGTCAAGGATGAAATCGGCGACATCCTTCATGACAACGCACGCATGGCCAAACTGTTCCTGCGCTACACCGCTCCGCCCTCGAACAGGCAAGCCGCCAAGCATGACCGGCTCACCGCCGATATCGCCGAGGCCACCGATATAGACGTGGTCTCGCTGATTCGCGTCAGTGACCACAAGATTGTGTTCAGCACGGCCCCTGATGATGTCGTCAAGCAGATCAACCTGACCAGCAACGCGGTGCTGCAAACCATCCAGGTGGCCGGCGTGACTACGGGCCTGGTGGTATCGACGTTCGAAACCACCCAAGAGGGCGTCGACTACGTGCTGTTGGTGGCGACTTACCTGGACAGCAGCTTCCTCACCAGCGTGGCCGATGTGCATTCCCTCGACCTGCGCCTGTACCTGGCCAACCCCTCGGGGTTTTCCGAGATATTCTCGACCCAGCGTTTCGAAAATCATCCTTCGCGCATCCCGAAGAATGTCGAAACGGCCATGCGCAGCACCAAGCAGCCGAGTGAGCAGTTCACCAATAACTACAGCGGTCTGTATTGGCCCATCTTCAACGACGCCGGCGACTTGCAAGGCGTGATCTTCAGCGGCCTGCTGCGTCATACCAGCCTGGTTGGGCTGGTGAATCAGAGCAACTTGTTCGTGCTGATATTCCTGCTGAGTTCGGCGTTGTCCCTGGGCGCCGGCGTGTTGGTGTCACGGCGCCTGACCAAGCCTCTGCGGGACTTGTCCCAAGGCGTGGATGCGGTGATCTCGGGCCATTATGAGCATCGCGTATTGGTCAGCGGCGGCGATGAGCTGGCGCAGTTGAGCAGCACCTTCAACCACATGACCGAGCGCCTGGGCGAGCTGCACCACCTCGAAGCCCAGTTACGCCGCCGCGACCGGCTGCATGCTCTGGGCGAAGTCGCGATGGGCCTGGCCCATGAGATTCGCAACCCGTTGGGTATTATAAAGACCGCCACCCAGCTGCTGCACCGTCGTGCCGACTTGCCGGAAACCGACAAGCGCCACCTGGAATACGTGATCAGCGAAGTCAGCCGCATCAACGACCTGATCACCGAGTTTCTCGACTTCGCCAAACCCAACCCGCCCCTGCGTGTGTTGCAGGCAGCGCGTCCGGTGGTGGAAGAAATCCTTGGTTTCTGCAGCCCGGAACTCGCCACCCATAACATCGATGCGAAAATCGATGATCAGGCGCCCGGTGCAACCCTCTATGCTGATGCCAAGCAGCTCAAGCAGGCGTGCCTCAACCTGATTCTCAACGCCATCGATGCAATGCCCGAAGGCGGGCGCCTGACCCTGGGCATTCGCAGCGTCGACGGCAACACGGTGATCAGTATTGCTGACACCGGCCAGGGCATCCCGGCGGATATGATTGAGCGTATCTTCACGCCATTTGTCACCACCAAGGCGTCAGGCACAGGCTTGGGCCTGGCCAAAGTCTATTCGATCATGGAAAGTCACGACGGCAGCATTGAATGTGCCAGTGAGAAAGATGCCGGCGCCACCTTCAGCCTGTACATTCCGGCGCATGGTGAAGACGACGGCGATGATGAGGAAGGTCATGACGCATAACGTATTGGTAGTCGACGATGAGCCCAAGCTGTGTGATTTGCTATCGTCGGCCTTGAGTCAGAATGGCATTCAGGTATTCACCGCGAGTAATGGCCTGCACGCACTCAAAGTGCTGGACCAGGAAGACATTGACCTGGTGATCAGCGACTGGCGCATGCCGGGTATGGACGGGCCGGCGCTGCTGGCGGAGATAAAGGTGCGCTTCCCGGATTTGCCGGTGATCGTGATGACCGCCTACAGCACGGTGAAAAATGCGGTGCAGTCGATGCGCAATGGCGCCTATGACTATATCGCCAAGCCGTTCGACATCGACGAGCTGGACATCACCGTGGCCAAGGCCCTGCAGTTTCGCGACATCATGCGCGATAACGCGCGCCTGCGCGCCGAGCTTGACCATCATGCGCAGTTCGACAGCCTGGTGGGCGACAGCCCGGCGTTTCGCCAGGTGCTGCATGCCATCGACTCGGTACGTGACAGCAACGCAACCATCCTGCTGACCGGCGAAAGCGGCACCGGCAAGGAAATGGTTGCCCGTGCCATCCACAAACACGGCAGCCGAGCCGACAAACCGTTCGTGGCGGTCAACTGCGCGGCCATTCCGGAAGGCCTGCTCGAAAGCGAAATGTTCGGCCATCGCAAGGGCGCCTTTACCGGCGCCGTGGCGGATCGGGTCGGGCGTTTTATGCAGGCCGACAAGGGCACGCTGTTTTTGGACGAAGTGGGCGATATGCCCCTGGCGTTGCAGGCCAAGATTCTGCGCGCCTTGCAGGAACGGGTGATCGAGCCGGTGGGCGACCCGCGCGAGCGCAAGGTGGACGTGCGGGTGATCGCCGCCACCAACAAAAATTTGCTGGATGCGGTGGCCAATAAAGAGTTTCGTGAGGACCTGTATTACCGCCTCAACGTGTTCCCGATCCCACTGCCGGCCCTGCGCGAACGCGCCGAAGATATCGTGCCCCTGGCCCGGCACTTCGCCCAGACCCTCAGCGCGACCGCCGGTAAACGCATCACTGGCTTCAGCCCAGAGGCGTTGCAGGCCATGGCCGCTTACAACTGGCCGGGCAATATTCGCGAGCTGCAAAACTGTGTGGAGCGGGCGACCATCGTGGCAGCTAAGCCGGTAATCGAAGACATCGACCTGCCGGCTTACCTGTTTGCCTCCAAGCCTGCCGAGGGAGGCGTGACGGCGATGCTCAGCGACGGACCGGGTGTGCCGCAGGATCTGGATGCGGCGCTGGCGGAAGTGGAGAAGGCCTATATTCTGGCGGCGTTGAATGAAAGCAACGGCGTGCAGGCAGCGGCGGCCTCAAAGATCGGGATTTCCGAGAGGAGCTTCTGGTATCGGTTGAAGAAGCTGGGGATTCATGTCGACAAGATTGTGCGCTGATCTCCCAGGCACACATCATTGCTCTAAATGTGGGAGCTGGCTTGCCTGCGATTACGGTGTATCAGTCATCAGATCGGGTGCAGACATACCGCCATCGCAGGCAAGCCGGCTCCCACATGTTTACCCAGTTGGGTCAGGTGTGGAGGCGTACCCACACCGTCACCAACACCGTCGCCGCCATCAACCACGCCACCGCCGCCACGGCGAGTGAGGCCTCCAGGCGCATTCGGTCGACCAGCACATACAACGTCGCCAAATACACAAAATACGGAATGATCGACCACATCCCGAACAGGATCGTGGTCTTCAAGTCGTCCACCGAACGACCTTTGCCGACGATGTAATGTGCAATCAACGCAAAGGTCGGAAACAGCGGCACCAGCCCCGCGATGTAATAGTTTTTGGTCTTGGCCAGCGCTGCCAGGATCAACACCACCGCCGCGCCCAGGGCGGCTTTCAAAAACAGATCCACACCGTGCTCCTTAGTGGCTCAAGCCATACTTCTTGACCTTGTCGAACAGGGTGGTCTTGGCCATCCCCAGTTCCTGGCTGGCCTGGGTCAGGTTGCCGCCGCTGCGTTGCAGGGCGTCGTTGAGCAAGTTGCGTTCGAAGGCTTCGACCGCCTCGGTAAAGGCCAGGCCATGGTTGCTGTTGCCGTTGCCGCTTTTCTTGAAGGCAGGCAAGCCCAAGGCGAAGCGTTCGGCGACGTTGCGCAGTTCACGCACGTTGCCTGGCCAGTCGTGGCTCATCAGGCTCGACACGGTCTGGTTATCCAGTTCCGGCACGCTGCGGTCAAAGCGCAGCGACGACTGCTGCAGGAAGTGTTCAAACAATTGCAGGATGTCTTCCCGGCGTTCGCGCAGCGGCGGCAGCTCCAGGGTCACTACGTTGAGGCGGTAGTAAAGGTCACTGCGGAACTGACTGGCCCGGCTCAGCTCGTCGAGGTCGGACTTGGTTGCGGCGATCACCCGACAATCCACCGCCACGCTCTGGTTCGAACCCAGGCGTTCCAGGGTGCGTTCCTGCAACACCCGCAGCAATTTGATCTGCAGGTTGATCGGCATGCTTTCCACTTCATCGAGGAACAGCGTGCCTTCGTGGGCGTGCTCGATCTTGCCGATGCGCCGTTTGCCAGCGCCGGTAAAAGCATTGGCTTCGTGGCCGAAAATCTCGCTTTCGAACAGGTTTTCCGGCAGGCCGCCGCAGTTCAAGGCGACGAACTGGTGGGAATGGCGTCGGCTGAAATCATGCAGGCAGCGTGCGACCAATTCCTTGCCGGTGCCGGTCTCGCCTTCGATCAGCACGTTGGCGGAGGTGTCGGCGACGTTGGCGATCAGCTCGCGCAGGGTCTGCATGGCCGGGGAGCGACCGATGATGCGACCTTCCAGGGAGTCGCGCTCAGCCAGTTGGCGGCGCAGCGACCACACCTCGCGCGCCAGCCCGCGTTGTTCCAGGGCGCGGCGGGCCACGTCGACCAGGCGCTCGGGCGAGAAGGGTTTCTCCATGAAGTCGTAGGCGCCATTGCGCATGGCGCCGACGGCCATAGAGATATCGCCGTGGCCGGTGATCAGTACCACCGGCAGGCTTTTGTCCAGGGCCTTGAGCCGGGTCAACAGCTCCAGGCCGTCGATGCCCGGCAGGCGAATATCGCTGATGACGATACCGGCAAAGTTTTCGCCGATGCGCTTGAGGGCTTCTTCGGCACTGCCTACGCCCACACTGGGAATGTCCTCCAGCGCCAGGGCTTGCTGGCAGCCGAGCAGCACATGGGGGTCGTCTTCGACGATCAGAACGGTGAGGTCGTCTTTAGAGGCGGTAGCGTCTGTATTCATGTCGACTCAGCTTTTTGGGTGCCTGCCAGCGGCAGGCACAAGACAAAGGCCGTACCACCAGTGGCCGGGTGTTCCACGGCAAGGGTGCCGCCAGTGGCCGCCGCGAGGCTGGCGGAAAGCGTCAGGCCCAGCCCCAGGCCTTGTTCACCGGGTTTGGTGGTGAAGAACGGTTCGAATAAGTGTTTACGTGTTTCGGGGTCGATGCCATGGCCATTGTCGCGCACATGCAAGCGGTACTTGCCGTCGGCGCTGTGGCCGTCCAGCCACAGTTCGGGCGTTGGCTGCGCTTGCATCGCATCGAGGGCATTACCGATCAGGTTCACCAGGATTTGTTCCAGGCGCGTCTGGTCGATCTGCAGTTGGGCGTTGCTGAAATCGCGGTGCAGGGTCAACGGCAGGCCATCCAGGCGGGCGCCCAGCACCTGGAACGCGGCGTCCACCGCTTTGCCGAGGTTGGCCTCGCCCTGGTCATCACCGCGCCGGGCAAAGGAGCGCAGGCTGGCGGTGATGCGGCCCATGCGGTCGATCAGTTCGTTGATGGTCTTGAGGTTGGCGCTGGCGGTATCCAGAGCGCCACGCTCGAGGAACCGCACGGTGTTGCCCGATAACGTGCGCAGCGCCGCCAGGGGCTGGTTCAACTCATGGGCAATGCTGGTCGACATCTGGCCGATGGCCGCGAGTTTACCGGCCTGCACCAGTTCATCCTGGGCGTGGCGCAGGGTTTCCTCGGCCTGGCGTCGTTCGCGAATCTGGCCCTTGAGCCGTTCGTTGCTGGCGCGCAGGTCGGCAGTGCGTTCGGCAATCCGACGTTCCAGCTGGCTGTTGGCTTCCTGCAAGGCTTCCCGCGCGGCGAGGCGGGTGGCAATAACCTTGCGGCGCTCGTTCCAGGCAATCAGCAAGAACGCGACCAGGCCAAACGCGACGGCCACCAGAATGCCCTGGTTGATCGCGGCCCGCCGCAGGTCGTTGAGCGGGGTCAGCAGGGTGAAATTCCACGGTGTATCACTCAGCGGACGGGTCTGGGCCAGGTAGCTGACTTCGTGCTCGTCGTTGACCACTTCGCTGTTGGCGGGGAAGGTCAGCTTCTCGGTGCCTTCGTTAAGGCGCTCGCGGGCCAGGGGCTCCAGCTCGTTCAGTGTCGCCCAGTAATATTGCAGGCTGTGGGCCAGGCGTTCTTTGGTGTCATCGCTCAGCGGTCGCACGGCCTTGAGGCGGCGGGCCGGGTCGCTGGACAGGATGATGATGCCGTTCTCGTCGCTCACAAACGCTTCGAGGCGCGCGCGCTGCCAGCGTTCCTCCAGGGCTTCGAGGCGCACTTTGACCACCGCGACGCCGATGATCTTGCCGTGCTCTTCCAGGCCATGGGCCAGGTAGTAGCCGGGTTCGCCGTTCGTGCTGCCAATGCCATAGAAACGGCCGGGCTGGCCGCGAACGGCATTCTGGAAATAAGCACGGAAGGACAGGTCTTCACCTTGGTAGCTGTCGGCATCGCGCCAGTTACTGGTGGCCAATACGCGGCCGGTGGTGTCCATCACGTAGATGGCCCGACTGCGACTGCGTCGGTTCAGGCCTTCGAGGTAATCGTTGACGGTTTTGCGGGTTTCCTGGTTCGGATCGGCCAGCAGCTTGGAGACGCTGGACTCCAATTCCAGAAGGCTGGGCAGGTAGGTGTATTTGCTCAGCTCGCTTTCGACGGTGCGGGCGTGCAGCTCCAACTGGCGTTCGCCGTTGTCGCTGAGGGTGCGGATGCCATAGTACTCACTGACCCAGAAGCCGATATAACCCAGGCCGATCATCAGGGCGATGATCAACGGCGGCAGGAACAGTTGGCGGATCAGGCGTGGTTTCACGGCAAGTGATGGCGGTGCGGCGCGAAATTGGTTGGGGTCGCATTTCATCACAGATGCCTTGGGTCAACCAGAGCTTGCCGGTCTGCTCGGTCCAGTGTGGGAGCGGGCTTGCTCGCGAATGCGGTGTGTCAGTCGCTGAATGTATCGACTGATCCACCACATTCGCGAGCAAGCCCGCTCCCACATGGGCCTTGTTTCAGCAGTGGGAGCTATGTAGGGCTTAGTGCTGCAGGATTTTCTCAAGGAAGTGCTGCGCACGTTCGGAGCGGGCGCTGATGTCGCCGAAGAATTCCTCTTTCGGGCAGTCTTCGATGATCTTGCCGGCGTCCATGAAGATCACGCGGTCGGCCACTTTGCGGGCGAAGCCCATTTCGTGGGTCACGCACATCATGGTCATGCCTTCGTGAGCCAGTTGCACCATCACGTCGAGCACTTCGTTGACCATTTCCGGGTCGAGGGCGGAGGTCGGTTCGTCAAACAGCATGACGATCGGGTCCATGGCCAGTGCGCGGGCAATCGCAACGCGCTGTTGCTGGCCGCCGGACAGTTGGCCCGGGTGCTTGTGGGCGTGTGCCGACAGGCCGACGCGCTCAAGCAGTTGCAGGCCTTTCTTGGTGGCTTCTTCCTTGCTGCGGCCGAGCACCTTGATCTGCGCGATGGTCAGGTTTTCGGTGATGGTCAGGTGCGGGAACAGTTCGAAGTGCTGGAACACCATGCCGACGCGTGAGCGCAGTTTCGGCAGGTTGGTCTTCGGGTCGGCGATAGAGGTGCCGTCGACCACGATGTCGCCTTTCTGGAACGGTTCCAGTGCGTTGACGCACTTGATCAGGGTGGATTTGCCCGAGCCCGATGGCCCGCACACCACGATCACTTCGCCTTTTTTAACCTCGGTGCTGCAATCGGTCAGCACCTGGAAGTCGCCATACCACTTGTTGATGTTCTTGATAGAGATCATACGGCAAACCTTTTTTGCAGACGCTTGACCAGCAGCGAGGCGGAAAAGCTGATGATGAAGTAGACGACACCGGCGAAGATCAGGAACTCGTTGGAGCGGCCGATGATGTCGCCGTTGGAGCGGGCGGAGTTGAGGAAGTCC is a window of Pseudomonas antarctica DNA encoding:
- a CDS encoding sensor histidine kinase, whose protein sequence is MITKTRQKARPFAISRWSVQRKLVLAFWLVSVIPTMIAAELAATTLSQIFDSNVRIWLQESTKIVKDEIGDILHDNARMAKLFLRYTAPPSNRQAAKHDRLTADIAEATDIDVVSLIRVSDHKIVFSTAPDDVVKQINLTSNAVLQTIQVAGVTTGLVVSTFETTQEGVDYVLLVATYLDSSFLTSVADVHSLDLRLYLANPSGFSEIFSTQRFENHPSRIPKNVETAMRSTKQPSEQFTNNYSGLYWPIFNDAGDLQGVIFSGLLRHTSLVGLVNQSNLFVLIFLLSSALSLGAGVLVSRRLTKPLRDLSQGVDAVISGHYEHRVLVSGGDELAQLSSTFNHMTERLGELHHLEAQLRRRDRLHALGEVAMGLAHEIRNPLGIIKTATQLLHRRADLPETDKRHLEYVISEVSRINDLITEFLDFAKPNPPLRVLQAARPVVEEILGFCSPELATHNIDAKIDDQAPGATLYADAKQLKQACLNLILNAIDAMPEGGRLTLGIRSVDGNTVISIADTGQGIPADMIERIFTPFVTTKASGTGLGLAKVYSIMESHDGSIECASEKDAGATFSLYIPAHGEDDGDDEEGHDA
- a CDS encoding sigma-54-dependent transcriptional regulator yields the protein MTHNVLVVDDEPKLCDLLSSALSQNGIQVFTASNGLHALKVLDQEDIDLVISDWRMPGMDGPALLAEIKVRFPDLPVIVMTAYSTVKNAVQSMRNGAYDYIAKPFDIDELDITVAKALQFRDIMRDNARLRAELDHHAQFDSLVGDSPAFRQVLHAIDSVRDSNATILLTGESGTGKEMVARAIHKHGSRADKPFVAVNCAAIPEGLLESEMFGHRKGAFTGAVADRVGRFMQADKGTLFLDEVGDMPLALQAKILRALQERVIEPVGDPRERKVDVRVIAATNKNLLDAVANKEFREDLYYRLNVFPIPLPALRERAEDIVPLARHFAQTLSATAGKRITGFSPEALQAMAAYNWPGNIRELQNCVERATIVAAKPVIEDIDLPAYLFASKPAEGGVTAMLSDGPGVPQDLDAALAEVEKAYILAALNESNGVQAAAASKIGISERSFWYRLKKLGIHVDKIVR
- a CDS encoding sensor histidine kinase, with the protein product MKCDPNQFRAAPPSLAVKPRLIRQLFLPPLIIALMIGLGYIGFWVSEYYGIRTLSDNGERQLELHARTVESELSKYTYLPSLLELESSVSKLLADPNQETRKTVNDYLEGLNRRSRSRAIYVMDTTGRVLATSNWRDADSYQGEDLSFRAYFQNAVRGQPGRFYGIGSTNGEPGYYLAHGLEEHGKIIGVAVVKVRLEALEERWQRARLEAFVSDENGIIILSSDPARRLKAVRPLSDDTKERLAHSLQYYWATLNELEPLARERLNEGTEKLTFPANSEVVNDEHEVSYLAQTRPLSDTPWNFTLLTPLNDLRRAAINQGILVAVAFGLVAFLLIAWNERRKVIATRLAAREALQEANSQLERRIAERTADLRASNERLKGQIRERRQAEETLRHAQDELVQAGKLAAIGQMSTSIAHELNQPLAALRTLSGNTVRFLERGALDTASANLKTINELIDRMGRITASLRSFARRGDDQGEANLGKAVDAAFQVLGARLDGLPLTLHRDFSNAQLQIDQTRLEQILVNLIGNALDAMQAQPTPELWLDGHSADGKYRLHVRDNGHGIDPETRKHLFEPFFTTKPGEQGLGLGLTLSASLAAATGGTLAVEHPATGGTAFVLCLPLAGTQKAEST
- a CDS encoding amino acid ABC transporter ATP-binding protein; this translates as MISIKNINKWYGDFQVLTDCSTEVKKGEVIVVCGPSGSGKSTLIKCVNALEPFQKGDIVVDGTSIADPKTNLPKLRSRVGMVFQHFELFPHLTITENLTIAQIKVLGRSKEEATKKGLQLLERVGLSAHAHKHPGQLSGGQQQRVAIARALAMDPIVMLFDEPTSALDPEMVNEVLDVMVQLAHEGMTMMCVTHEMGFARKVADRVIFMDAGKIIEDCPKEEFFGDISARSERAQHFLEKILQH
- a CDS encoding GlpM family protein gives rise to the protein MDLFLKAALGAAVVLILAALAKTKNYYIAGLVPLFPTFALIAHYIVGKGRSVDDLKTTILFGMWSIIPYFVYLATLYVLVDRMRLEASLAVAAVAWLMAATVLVTVWVRLHT
- a CDS encoding sigma-54-dependent transcriptional regulator, whose product is MNTDATASKDDLTVLIVEDDPHVLLGCQQALALEDIPSVGVGSAEEALKRIGENFAGIVISDIRLPGIDGLELLTRLKALDKSLPVVLITGHGDISMAVGAMRNGAYDFMEKPFSPERLVDVARRALEQRGLAREVWSLRRQLAERDSLEGRIIGRSPAMQTLRELIANVADTSANVLIEGETGTGKELVARCLHDFSRRHSHQFVALNCGGLPENLFESEIFGHEANAFTGAGKRRIGKIEHAHEGTLFLDEVESMPINLQIKLLRVLQERTLERLGSNQSVAVDCRVIAATKSDLDELSRASQFRSDLYYRLNVVTLELPPLRERREDILQLFEHFLQQSSLRFDRSVPELDNQTVSSLMSHDWPGNVRELRNVAERFALGLPAFKKSGNGNSNHGLAFTEAVEAFERNLLNDALQRSGGNLTQASQELGMAKTTLFDKVKKYGLSH